The Prosthecobacter algae genome has a segment encoding these proteins:
- a CDS encoding SDR family oxidoreductase gives MSSIFELFSLQNQTAVIIGGTGELCGAIAEGYASAGAEVVLVGRDPAKAEKRLEAIHAAGGEGYFVSADASRKSDLQLLLDQVLERSGGCQILVNGAGVNSATPFLDIPEEEYDRIMGINTKGVFLACQVFGKYFVEQKVPASIINLGSMSGLLPLSRVFTYSMSKGAVHNLSKNLAREWAPLNIRVNTLVPGFFPAEQNKKVLTPDRVAKIMGHTPMNRFGTANELVGAALLLAANGAGSFITGQEMVVDGGYSSMTI, from the coding sequence ATGTCCTCTATTTTTGAACTTTTTTCCCTTCAGAATCAAACTGCCGTGATCATCGGCGGCACTGGCGAGCTGTGCGGTGCCATCGCCGAAGGCTATGCCAGCGCCGGTGCAGAGGTGGTGCTGGTGGGGCGCGACCCAGCCAAGGCTGAAAAGCGGCTGGAGGCCATCCACGCCGCCGGTGGCGAGGGCTACTTCGTCAGCGCGGATGCCTCGCGCAAATCGGACCTGCAACTGCTGCTGGACCAGGTGCTGGAGCGCTCCGGCGGCTGCCAAATCCTGGTGAATGGTGCGGGCGTGAACTCTGCCACGCCTTTCCTGGACATCCCGGAAGAAGAGTATGACCGCATCATGGGCATCAACACCAAGGGTGTGTTCCTGGCCTGTCAGGTCTTCGGCAAATATTTTGTGGAGCAGAAGGTGCCTGCCTCCATCATCAATCTGGGCTCCATGTCCGGCCTCCTGCCGCTGAGCCGTGTCTTCACCTACAGCATGTCCAAAGGGGCGGTGCACAATCTGAGCAAGAACCTGGCCCGCGAGTGGGCTCCGCTGAACATCCGCGTGAACACGCTGGTGCCCGGCTTTTTCCCAGCCGAGCAGAATAAAAAGGTGCTAACACCGGACCGCGTGGCGAAGATCATGGGCCACACGCCGATGAACCGCTTTGGCACGGCCAATGAACTGGTGGGCGCGGCACTGCTGCTGGCGGCCAATGGCGCAGGCAGCTTCATCACCGGCCAAGAAATGGTGGTGGATGGCGGCTACAGCTCAATGACGATCTGA